Proteins encoded together in one Miscanthus floridulus cultivar M001 chromosome 16, ASM1932011v1, whole genome shotgun sequence window:
- the LOC136514368 gene encoding RING-H2 finger protein ATL64-like, with amino-acid sequence MDDEAMSPSPRAGAAAYAGIHWEAHGRLLTACLVALNVFLVLLVYVYFWRFFSRSRGGAGEDDDDAEGASSVASSPPASPKARDRREVQLVITALPVFVHSSSPGGGGGGATGGGPAAAECAICIAEFADGDEGRLLPRCGHRFHVRCVDTWFRFHTTCPLCRATVFAEAAPPEERAQTANLPLHQQIQHHTDTPNSTDADTDSPV; translated from the coding sequence ATGGATGATGAGGCCATGAGCCCCAGCCCGCGCGCCGGTGCCGCCGCCTACGCCGGCATCCACTGGGAGGCACACGGGCGGCTGCTCACGGCGTGCCTCGTCGCGCTCAacgtcttcctcgtcctcctcgtctaCGTCTACTTCTGGCGCTTCTTCTCGCGCtcgcgcggcggcgccggcgaggacgacgacgacgctgaGGGGGCGTCTTCGGTGGCCTCGTCGCCGCCGGCGTCGCCCAAGGCCCGGGACCGGCGCGAGGTGCAGCTGGTCATCACCGCGCTGCCCGTCTTCGTCCACTCCTCCTCgcccggtggtggcggtggcggcgccacCGGCGGCGGGCCGGCGGCGGCCGAGTGCGCGATCTGCATCGCGGAGTTCGCGGACGGCGACGAGGGCCGCCTGCTGCCGCGGTGCGGCCACCGCTTCCACGTGCGCTGCGTCGACACGTGGTTCCGCTTCCACACCACCTGCCCGCTCTGCCGCGCTACCGTCTTCGCCGAGGCTGCGCCGCCGGAGGAGCGGGCGCAAACCGCCAACCTACCACTGCATCAGCAAATTCAGCATCATACGGATACGCCGAATAGTACAGACGCCGATACAGATTCTCCGGTGTGA